The genomic stretch GACAAAATAACACGAGGAAACGCACTTGCAGAAATTCTGGACTGTCGCGGCTGCGATTTTGATCGTGGCATCAGCAGAACTTGCCTTCGCCGAACCCGCCGTCGACCCGACCGCGGTCAAGTTCAAGGACGGCGAGGCCTTCGACGTCGAAGGAAACCCCACCTACAACATCACCGCCGACGGCACCGTGGATTGGTACACCTATTCCGGCTTCCGTCGTTATCACTCCGAATGCCATGTCTGCCACGGACCGGACGGGATGGGATCGACCTACGCCCCGGCGCTCAAGAATTCGTTGAAGACGCTCAGTTACGGCGACTTCCTGACCATCGTGGCGAACGGTCGCACCAATGTCAGCTCGTCGCAGGAGAATGTCATGCCGTCGTTCGGCAACAACCGCAACGTCGTCTGCTATCTCAACGATATCTACGTCTATCTTCGGGCCCGCGCCAATGACGCCGTGCCGCGCGGGCGTCCAGCCAAGCACGCCGGCAAGCCTCTCGAATATGCCTTGGCGGAAGACAGTTGCATGAGCTCGAAGTAGCCATTTCCGCGCGACGAAGCCGACTTGCGGACCAACTGATTGCAGAACTGAGACCCGAAAGGACACTATTCATGAAGACGCGCGCCGCCGTCGCCTTCGAAGCAAAAAAGCCGCTCGAAATCGTCGAGGTTGATCTCGACGGGCCGAAGGCTGGCGAAGTCCTGGTCGAGATCAAGGCCACCGGGATCTGCCACACCGACGCCTATACGCTCGACGGGTTCGACAGCGAAGGCATCTTCCCCTCGATTCTCGGCCATGAAGGCGCCGGCATCGTGCGCGAGGTCGGCGCGGGCGTCACCTCGGTCAAGCCCGGCGATCACGTCATCCCGCTCTACACCCCGGAATGTCGGCAGTGCAAAAGCTGCCTGAGCCAGAAGACCAATCTGTGCACCGCGATCCGCGCCACCCAGGGCAAGGGGGTGATGCCAGACGGCACCAGCCGCTTCAGCCTCAAGGGCAAGCCGATCTATCACTATATGGGCTGCTCGACATTCTCGAATTTCACCGTGCTGCCGGAGATCGCGGTGGCGAAGATCCGCGACGACGCGCCGTTCGACAAGAGTTGCTATATCGGCTGCGGCGTCACGACCGGCGTCGGCGCCGTGGTCAATACCGCCAAGGTGACGCCCGGCGCCAATGTCGTGGTGTTCGGGCTCGGCGGCATCGGCCTCAATGTGATCCAGGGCGCGCGGATGGTCGGCGCCGACAAGATTATCGGTGTCGACGTCAACGACTCCAAGGAGGAATGGGGCCGCCGTTTCGGCATGACCCATTTCGTCAATCCCAAGAAGATCGACGGCGACATCGTCCAGCATCTGGTCGGGCTGACCGACGGCGGCGCCGATTTCACCTTCGATTGCACCGGCAATACCACGGTGATGCGTCAGGCGCTGGAGGCCTGCCATCGCGGCTGGGGCGTCTCGGTGGTGATCGGGGTTGCCGAATCCGGCAAGGAGATTTCCACCCGCCCGTTCCAACTGGTCACCGGGCGGGTCTGGAAAGGCACTGCGTTCGGCGGCGCGCGCGGCCGAACCGACGTGCCGAAGATCGTCGACTGGTACATGAATGGAAAGATCGACATCGACCCGATGATCACCCACGTGCTCAAGCTCGAGGACATCAACAAGGGCTTCGATCTGATGCATCAAGGCCAGTCGATCCGATCGGTCGTCGTGTTTTGACATCCACAATGTCGCAAACCCGGAGGATAGCCCATGACTGTTCATATCCACCCATCGGTTGATGATGGCGTCAAGCAGGGGTCCGGCAATTTTGCCGGCGGCACCCTGGTCTGCAAATGCAAGGACAAGCCGGTCAAGGTCGCCATCAAGGGCGACGTCGCCCACAACCACGCCTGCGGCTGCACCAAATGCTGGAAGCCCGACGGCGCGATCTTCTCCGTCGTCGCCGTGGTGCCGCGCGAGAATCTGTCGGTGATCGAGAACGGCGACAAGCTGAAGATCGTCGATCCATCGGCGGCGATCCAGCGCCACGCCTGCACCGTCTGCGGCACCCATATGTATGGCCGCATCGAGAACAAGGCCCATCCGTTCTACGGACTCGACTTCATCCATCCCGAACTGTTTCAGGAATCCGGCTCGGCCGCTCCGGGCTTCGCGGCCTTCGTCTCGTCGGTGATCGAGTCCGGGGTCAAGCCGGCCGAGATGCCCGGCATCCGATCACGGCTGAAGGAGCTCGGCCTCGAGCCCTATGATTGCCTGTCGCCAGCCTTGATGGATGCGATCGCCACCCATGTGGCCCAACCCAAGGCGGCCTGATCCGCGTCGCCAGAGCTGGCGGTGACCCGCACCGCCGGCCCCGCGCCCGCGCCTTGATGCCGGGCAGCGTTTCTCATGCCGATTGCACGCCGCCGTGTCAGGGCGATCAATGACGGCGATCCGATGCCCCGCGCGGCGCAAGACGTGCGTCGCGATGCGGCGCGCGTTGCATGTTCCCAAGGGTACTGAGTCCTCATCCTGAGGAGCCCGGCAAAGCCGGGCGTCTCGAAGGATGAGGAGCCGGATGTCTGCGGCGCATGGTTCGAGACGGCGCTTCGCGCCTCCTCACCATGAGGCAGTGCCTGTTGTGAGCGCACCGAAGCGCAGTTCTGATTCCATCAAAACCAGAATTTCGCTAACGGTTCGCCGCCCCACAGATCCCGATGAAACCCGGCGATGCTCATCGTGTGATATTCCAGTTGAAACGTCATACAGCGTGTGGTTACGTTGGGTCGAACCGTTGCGTCCTACGCGGGCCGCGGCGGTTGCCAAGAGGCCATTCAATCCAACTATCACCGCATTTGCTTTGGTTATGACTGGGCGATCGAGCAGGGCCTGAAGATGCCGCCGCGACGGTGGCCGAGCGCTGTTCGATCTCGCAAACCGGCACCGCGGCTGAGCATCGCGCAGGCTGAACATGAGCGAAATCACCGTCAATGCTGTTGCGTCCCGCCGCGGCCGGCTCGGTCGGCTGTTTGACGATGAACCGGAAGGGTATCGCTTCAAGGTGATGGCGGTCTACGCCATGCTGGCCGTCTTCAATATCGGCGCGTGGGCGGCGGCGGTGATCGCCTTTCGCGACTATCCGCTTTTGCTCGGCACCGCCTTGCTGGCCTACACGTTCGGCCTGCGCCATGCGGTCGATGCCGATCACATCGCGGCGATCGACAATGTCACCCGAAAATTGATACAGAGCGGCAAGCGGCCGCTGTCGGTCGGGCTGTTCTTCTCCTTGGGCCACTCCACCGTGGTCATCGTGGCCTCGATCTTCGTGGCGCTACTGGTCAGCGCGATCCAATCGAAATTCGAGGGCTTCAAGCAGATCGGCGGCGTCATCGGCACCGGGGTTTCGGCACTGTTCCTGCTGATGGTGGCGGCCGCCAATATCGTGATCCTGGTGTCGGTGTTCCGGATGTTCAACGCGGCGCGGCGCGGCGAGGACGTGATCGAGGAAGACCTCAACATTCTGCTGTCGCAGCGCGGGCTGCTCGGCCGATTGCTGCGATCGCTGTTCCGGATGATCTCCAAGAGCTGGCACATGTATCCGCTCGGCCTGCTGTTCGGCCTGGGCTTCGACACCGCCACCGAGATCGGACTGCTGGGCATTTCCGCCGCGCAAGGCTCGCAGGGACTGCCGCTGTGGTCGATCCTGATCTTTCCGGCGCTGTTCACCGCCGGCATGTCCCTGGTCGACACCACCGACGGCATCCTGATGATCGGCGCCTATGGCTGGGCCTTCGTCAAGCCGATCCGCAAGCTCTATTACAATATGACGATCACCTTCGTCTCGGTGGTGGTTGCGCTGCTGATCGGCGGCGTCGAGGGTCTCGGGCTGATCGGCAACAAGTTGGCGCTGGACGGCGCGGTGTGGTCGTGGATCTACGCTCTCAACGAGAATTTCGGCATGCTGGGCTATCTCATCATCGCCATCTTCGCGGCCTGCTGGCTGTTGTCGGCGATCGTCTACCGGCTGAAGCGCTACGACGAGATCGAAGTCAATATTCGCTGACCTTGTCGCTTTGCGGTGCAATAGAAACGGGCCGAACGCCATGCTAGCTTGGCGGCACTGCCAACTGCGGCAGATTCGATTTTGGAAACTCCCTGATGGTGCGTATCGGCATTCTGACCGTCTCCGACCGCGCCTCGCGCGGCGAATATGAAGATCTCGGCGGCCCGGCGATCGCCGACTGGCTCGGCCGCGCCATCGTTACACCGTGGGAGCCGGTCCGCCGGGTGATCCCGGACGGCGTCGACAGCGTCCGCGATGCGCTGATCCAGATGTGCGACGTCGACAAGGTCGACCTGCTGCTCACCACCGGCGGCACCGGCCCTTCGCCGCGCGACTGCACACCCGAGGCCACCGAATCGGTGATCGAACGGGTAATGCCGGGCTTCGGCGAAGCGATGCGGCTGGCCAGCCTGGAGCATGTCCCGACCGCGATCCTGTCGCGTCAGATGGCGGGCCTGCGCGGCAAATGCCTGATCGTCAACCTGCCCGGCAAGCCGGCTTCGATCGCCGTCTGCCTGCAGGCGGTGTTCGCCGCCGTGCCGTTTTGCCTCGACCTGATCGGCGCCGGACGGATCGAGACCGACGCCACGGTGATTGCCGCCTTCCGACCGAAATGACAGATCGGCCGATCAGCGCCGCCGCCGAAGCGATCCGCGTGCGCGGCGTGGTGCAGGGTGTCGGCTTTCGTCCCTTCATCTATGCGCTGGCGCATCGCCTCGGTCTGGTCGGTGAGGTGCATAATGACGACGAAGGCGTGCTGATCCATGTCGCCGGCTCACGCCACGCCATCGACGCGCTCGCCGCCGCCATTACCGAGGAGTGCCCGCCGCTGGCGCAGGTGAGCGCGGTCGAGCGCGCGCCATGGTCCCCCCCCGCCGGCCTGACGCTGTTCTCGATCGCGGCTTCGCCCGCATCGCGCGGCCAGCACACCGCCGGCGTGGTGCCGGATGCCCGGATCTGCGCCGCCTGCGCGGCCGAGATCGACAGCGCAGGCGAGCGCCGCCATCGCTACGCCTTCGCCAGCTGCACGACGTGCGGACCGCGCTTCTCGATTCTCGAGGCCATTCCCTATGACCGCGCCACCACCACGATGAGCGGCTTTGCGATGTGCCCCGACTGCCGCCGCGAATATGACTCTCCCGCCGACCGCCGCTTCCATGCCCAACCGATCGCCTGCCCGGTCTGCGGCCCGAGGCTGTGGCTGCAGCGCGCGGCGGACGAATTATTGCCCGCCGCCGATCCGCTCGCCGCCGCCGTCGCGGCGTTGCGCCAAGGCCAGATCGTCGGCCTGAAAGGGCTCGGCGGCTTTCATCTGGCCTGCGACGCCGGCAATGAAATCGCCGTCGCGGCGCTGCGCCAGCGCAAGCGGCGCCCGGCCAAACCCTTCGCCTTGATGGCGCCGGACCTCAATGCCATCCGACGGTTCTGCTTTGTCGACGCCACCGAAGCCGCGCTGCTGGCGAGCCCGGCGGCGCCGATCGTGCTGCTGCTGCGCCAGCCTGCCGCCGGCCTCGCGCCGGCGGTCGCGCCGAACCAGAACCTGCTCGGCTTCATGCTGCCGACCACGCCGCTGCACCATTTGCTGCTCAGAGAGTTCGGCGGCGCGCTGGTGATGACCAGCGGAAATGTCTCGGGCGAGCCGCAGGTCATCAGCAACGATGAAGCGCAGGCCAAGCTCGGCGGCTTCGCCGATCTGTTCGTGATGCATGATCGCCCGATCGCGCGACGGCTCGACGATTCCGTCGCCCGTGTGGTCCGCGGCGAGGCCCGGCTGCTGCGCCATGCCCGCGGCTACGCGCCGGCGCCGCGCAGCCTGCCGCCCGGCTTTGCCG from Rhodopseudomonas sp. BAL398 encodes the following:
- a CDS encoding c-type cytochrome, methanol metabolism-related, with product MASAELAFAEPAVDPTAVKFKDGEAFDVEGNPTYNITADGTVDWYTYSGFRRYHSECHVCHGPDGMGSTYAPALKNSLKTLSYGDFLTIVANGRTNVSSSQENVMPSFGNNRNVVCYLNDIYVYLRARANDAVPRGRPAKHAGKPLEYALAEDSCMSSK
- a CDS encoding S-(hydroxymethyl)glutathione dehydrogenase/class III alcohol dehydrogenase produces the protein MKTRAAVAFEAKKPLEIVEVDLDGPKAGEVLVEIKATGICHTDAYTLDGFDSEGIFPSILGHEGAGIVREVGAGVTSVKPGDHVIPLYTPECRQCKSCLSQKTNLCTAIRATQGKGVMPDGTSRFSLKGKPIYHYMGCSTFSNFTVLPEIAVAKIRDDAPFDKSCYIGCGVTTGVGAVVNTAKVTPGANVVVFGLGGIGLNVIQGARMVGADKIIGVDVNDSKEEWGRRFGMTHFVNPKKIDGDIVQHLVGLTDGGADFTFDCTGNTTVMRQALEACHRGWGVSVVIGVAESGKEISTRPFQLVTGRVWKGTAFGGARGRTDVPKIVDWYMNGKIDIDPMITHVLKLEDINKGFDLMHQGQSIRSVVVF
- the gfa gene encoding S-(hydroxymethyl)glutathione synthase produces the protein MTVHIHPSVDDGVKQGSGNFAGGTLVCKCKDKPVKVAIKGDVAHNHACGCTKCWKPDGAIFSVVAVVPRENLSVIENGDKLKIVDPSAAIQRHACTVCGTHMYGRIENKAHPFYGLDFIHPELFQESGSAAPGFAAFVSSVIESGVKPAEMPGIRSRLKELGLEPYDCLSPALMDAIATHVAQPKAA
- a CDS encoding HoxN/HupN/NixA family nickel/cobalt transporter, coding for MSEITVNAVASRRGRLGRLFDDEPEGYRFKVMAVYAMLAVFNIGAWAAAVIAFRDYPLLLGTALLAYTFGLRHAVDADHIAAIDNVTRKLIQSGKRPLSVGLFFSLGHSTVVIVASIFVALLVSAIQSKFEGFKQIGGVIGTGVSALFLLMVAAANIVILVSVFRMFNAARRGEDVIEEDLNILLSQRGLLGRLLRSLFRMISKSWHMYPLGLLFGLGFDTATEIGLLGISAAQGSQGLPLWSILIFPALFTAGMSLVDTTDGILMIGAYGWAFVKPIRKLYYNMTITFVSVVVALLIGGVEGLGLIGNKLALDGAVWSWIYALNENFGMLGYLIIAIFAACWLLSAIVYRLKRYDEIEVNIR
- the mog gene encoding molybdopterin adenylyltransferase — protein: MRIGILTVSDRASRGEYEDLGGPAIADWLGRAIVTPWEPVRRVIPDGVDSVRDALIQMCDVDKVDLLLTTGGTGPSPRDCTPEATESVIERVMPGFGEAMRLASLEHVPTAILSRQMAGLRGKCLIVNLPGKPASIAVCLQAVFAAVPFCLDLIGAGRIETDATVIAAFRPK
- the hypF gene encoding carbamoyltransferase HypF — its product is MTDRPISAAAEAIRVRGVVQGVGFRPFIYALAHRLGLVGEVHNDDEGVLIHVAGSRHAIDALAAAITEECPPLAQVSAVERAPWSPPAGLTLFSIAASPASRGQHTAGVVPDARICAACAAEIDSAGERRHRYAFASCTTCGPRFSILEAIPYDRATTTMSGFAMCPDCRREYDSPADRRFHAQPIACPVCGPRLWLQRAADELLPAADPLAAAVAALRQGQIVGLKGLGGFHLACDAGNEIAVAALRQRKRRPAKPFALMAPDLNAIRRFCFVDATEAALLASPAAPIVLLLRQPAAGLAPAVAPNQNLLGFMLPTTPLHHLLLREFGGALVMTSGNVSGEPQVISNDEAQAKLGGFADLFVMHDRPIARRLDDSVARVVRGEARLLRHARGYAPAPRSLPPGFADAPAVLALGGEMKAAICLLRGNEALLSHHLGDLEEPLTYGEFVRAIGDYAQLFDHRPAALAADLHPAYRSTHWAEAAAAAHNLPLIQVQHHHAHIAAAMAERHWPRDGGRVVGIALDGVGFGADGTVWGGEILLCDYTNFTRMACLQPVPLPGGARAVTEPWRNLLAQLDGAFGVDGTMARLPHLPGGAILAAQPLGVLRQAMAQGLNAPLSSSCGRLFDAVAAALDLAPVRLSFEGEAAMALEALAGPSDDTQCYPFKLATATDPWIIDPAPMWTALLADLADGVPTATIAARFHHGLAAAFCDTALRIARDHDAKAIALGGGVFQNGMLLQACLTRLGQAALPVLAPAQIPANDGGLAFGQAIIAAARVTN